The following are encoded together in the Sediminitomix flava genome:
- a CDS encoding RNA polymerase sigma factor, with product MKKEELFQQIIKEHKDKLFRLVYAYLYDKSAAEDLMQEVWINVWESLSKYKGDAQLSTWLYRITVNTTISFNRSSTRKKDLNETYKKEAFTDDYDFEKDEQINMLMKAIHQLKEDERLVIGLVLEDLSYKEISEVLGISVNNIGVKINRIKNKLSKILNHERA from the coding sequence ATGAAAAAAGAAGAACTATTTCAGCAAATCATAAAGGAGCATAAGGACAAGTTATTCCGATTGGTATATGCTTACCTCTATGACAAATCTGCTGCAGAAGACCTCATGCAAGAAGTGTGGATAAATGTTTGGGAAAGTCTATCTAAATACAAAGGCGATGCCCAGCTTTCCACTTGGTTGTATCGGATTACGGTAAATACTACTATTTCATTCAACAGAAGTAGCACACGCAAAAAAGACCTTAATGAAACCTATAAAAAAGAAGCTTTCACAGATGATTACGACTTCGAAAAAGATGAACAGATCAATATGCTCATGAAAGCAATTCATCAGCTGAAAGAAGATGAAAGGTTAGTGATCGGTTTAGTCTTAGAAGACCTTAGTTACAAGGAAATCAGTGAAGTATTAGGTATTTCGGTCAATAATATTGGCGTAAAAATTAACAGAATAAAAAATAAACTCTCAAAAATATTGAATCATGAACGAGCTTAA
- a CDS encoding tetratricopeptide repeat protein translates to MKGPSAMGRKNIIFTLFSVFLTFVSLQSKGQYALTTDELIQLEEKFVQFEDTDREAYLDSLEQSIQLKLMHSPQGVIKDAEIALYFAIKWSKPHFEGQIYLLLSSAYERLGKYAKGHEYKFDALRVYRDSDYQFGIALVYNNMGVTYARQKDYEKALVNYKLGIEIQQQIIDTPYDDLGPRDQALTLRKKELALADLYLNMGEILLETGSLEEALEYEMKALTLSSKYNEEINLAYVYGILGRIHQEGEKLALAKTYITGAVRIFEKLGDILPLAQYTLYLSEIYFAQGQLMHAKKYAKISLEHARDMGGIQWEVNALKLLSDLYEHEGDYEQSLMWYHEYSTMKDSLISLERLEVMSELQAVYDIESKQREIGLLKEREALLEKNKSSQQLVIFIGGILLILISFSAISLYQSRKTTKRAFKQIQQKSEEIKEQRDEILQQQVSINEQNELLRDQKRNITDSIAYAQRIQAAILYSANKIKNYFADSFILYKPKDIVSGDFYYYQNIKLPEEDNTLHFFAAADCTGHGVPGAFMSLIGYELFNKVIIEQQEYVPSKILGHVHEEVKYLLNQEDTHLNDGMEVALCCVNEKENTITFSGARSSIYVIQNNKDRLFKGTKKSIGACMTELEELREFEDISLQLFTDTYVYMFSDGYQDQFGGLKNEKFKRKKMCKIIAENHDKPFNRQYELLNSTLNRWMREGDEEQVDDILVMGVKIPTMDKDADQTS, encoded by the coding sequence ATGAAAGGTCCATCCGCAATGGGGAGAAAAAATATAATTTTCACCTTATTTTCAGTATTTCTAACGTTTGTATCCCTTCAAAGTAAGGGGCAGTACGCTTTGACCACTGATGAATTGATTCAGTTGGAAGAGAAGTTCGTGCAGTTTGAAGATACTGATCGGGAGGCTTATTTGGATAGTTTAGAGCAATCAATTCAGCTAAAGTTAATGCATTCTCCTCAAGGAGTGATTAAAGATGCTGAAATTGCACTTTATTTTGCGATAAAATGGTCAAAGCCACATTTTGAGGGGCAAATCTACCTTTTACTATCTTCTGCTTATGAGCGTTTAGGTAAATATGCAAAAGGGCATGAATATAAGTTTGATGCTCTTCGTGTATACAGAGACTCTGATTATCAGTTTGGAATTGCTCTTGTTTACAACAATATGGGAGTGACCTATGCTCGTCAGAAAGATTATGAAAAAGCACTAGTTAATTATAAGTTAGGTATCGAAATTCAACAACAAATTATTGATACACCTTATGATGATTTGGGACCTAGAGATCAAGCGTTGACGTTAAGAAAGAAAGAATTAGCCTTGGCTGATTTGTATCTGAACATGGGCGAAATCTTGTTGGAAACAGGAAGCTTGGAAGAGGCTTTAGAATATGAAATGAAGGCGCTGACACTTTCTTCTAAATACAACGAAGAGATTAACTTGGCTTATGTTTATGGAATCCTTGGACGTATTCATCAAGAAGGAGAGAAGCTAGCATTAGCTAAAACATACATAACAGGGGCTGTTAGAATCTTTGAAAAACTAGGGGATATTCTTCCTTTAGCTCAATACACACTTTACTTATCTGAAATTTATTTTGCACAAGGCCAATTGATGCATGCTAAAAAGTATGCAAAAATTAGTTTGGAGCACGCTCGTGATATGGGCGGAATTCAATGGGAAGTAAATGCTCTCAAGCTTCTATCAGATTTATACGAACACGAAGGAGATTATGAACAATCCTTGATGTGGTACCATGAGTATTCTACCATGAAAGACAGTCTGATAAGTCTTGAAAGGCTAGAAGTAATGTCGGAACTACAAGCGGTATATGATATTGAGAGTAAACAACGTGAGATAGGATTATTAAAAGAAAGAGAAGCTCTGTTAGAGAAAAATAAATCCTCTCAACAATTGGTCATTTTTATTGGTGGAATATTACTGATTCTTATTTCTTTTTCGGCTATTTCCCTTTATCAATCACGTAAGACGACCAAGCGTGCATTTAAGCAAATACAGCAAAAAAGCGAAGAAATTAAGGAACAAAGAGACGAAATTCTCCAACAGCAAGTAAGTATTAATGAGCAGAATGAGCTACTGAGAGATCAAAAAAGAAATATCACAGATAGTATCGCTTACGCTCAGCGTATTCAAGCTGCAATTTTGTACAGTGCCAATAAAATCAAAAATTATTTCGCTGACTCTTTTATTCTTTATAAGCCAAAAGATATTGTTAGTGGAGACTTTTATTACTACCAAAATATAAAATTACCAGAAGAAGATAATACACTTCATTTCTTTGCTGCTGCCGATTGTACAGGTCATGGTGTGCCTGGTGCTTTCATGTCTCTTATCGGTTATGAACTTTTCAATAAAGTGATCATAGAACAGCAAGAATACGTGCCTTCTAAAATATTAGGTCACGTTCATGAAGAAGTGAAATATTTACTCAATCAAGAAGACACACATCTTAATGATGGGATGGAGGTCGCTCTTTGTTGTGTTAATGAAAAAGAGAATACCATTACTTTTTCTGGTGCTCGATCATCTATTTATGTCATTCAAAATAATAAAGATCGATTATTTAAAGGTACAAAGAAGTCGATTGGGGCTTGTATGACTGAACTTGAGGAGTTGAGAGAATTTGAGGATATCAGCTTGCAATTATTTACTGATACTTATGTTTACATGTTCTCGGATGGTTATCAAGACCAATTTGGAGGTTTGAAAAATGAAAAGTTTAAACGTAAGAAAATGTGTAAAATCATAGCTGAGAATCATGATAAGCCATTCAATCGACAGTATGAATTACTGAACTCTACTTTGAATAGATGGATGAGAGAAGGTGATGAAGAACAGGTAGATGATATTTTGGTGATGGGAGTGAAAATCCCAACCATGGATAAAGATGCCGATCAGACTTCTTAA
- a CDS encoding outer membrane insertion C- signal produces MKRYFFIVCFLLTLTELKAQEVGLRVNNTTGSNVGIGATFFSENSQRLHTSVSFNKGFGIEALWDYMFNPFSENNATEALNFYVGTGLFTLISDPTEFGITAEIGAEYRFNEPPLVLGVDWRPQFEIIQEGAFRANSFGINIRWCFN; encoded by the coding sequence ATGAAAAGGTACTTTTTTATAGTGTGCTTTCTTTTAACACTAACCGAATTAAAAGCTCAAGAAGTTGGGCTAAGAGTTAACAACACAACAGGTTCTAATGTAGGAATTGGAGCCACTTTCTTTTCTGAAAATTCACAACGTTTACATACAAGTGTTTCATTTAATAAAGGCTTTGGTATTGAAGCTTTATGGGATTATATGTTTAATCCTTTTAGTGAAAACAATGCAACTGAAGCGCTAAACTTCTACGTTGGCACAGGATTATTCACACTCATCAGTGACCCTACAGAATTTGGAATTACTGCTGAAATTGGAGCTGAATATCGTTTTAATGAGCCCCCTCTCGTATTAGGAGTTGATTGGCGGCCTCAATTCGAAATCATCCAAGAAGGGGCTTTCCGGGCCAATAGTTTTGGTATAAATATTAGATGGTGCTTTAACTGA
- a CDS encoding cystathionine gamma-synthase, with translation MKFGTKTIHAGIKADPSTGAIMTPIFQTSTYVQAAPGDHKGYEYSRTHNPTRDALQANLATLENGKHALCFSSGMAAIDTVIRSFAPNDEVISTNDLYGGSYRIFTKVHQLNSGINFKFIPMQDLSSIEEAITPKTKLIWVETPTNPLMNIIDIKGIVDIAKKHNIKVAVDNTFASPFLQRPLELGADIVIHSITKYIAGHSDVIMGAVILNDDSWAEKLAFLQNSCGAVPGPQDCFLTLRGIKTLHLRMKAHCENGSKIAQFLVNHPKVENVYWPGLESHPNHQIAKDQMDDFGGMLSFTLKDDAIEKAFELMSSLKIFSLAESLGGVESLCGHPASMTHASIPKEEREKAGLRDTLIRLSVGIEDADDLIEDLSVALDKV, from the coding sequence ATGAAATTCGGAACAAAAACAATACATGCAGGCATTAAAGCAGACCCAAGTACAGGTGCGATAATGACTCCAATTTTTCAAACGAGTACATATGTACAAGCAGCTCCTGGAGACCACAAAGGTTATGAATATTCGAGAACACACAATCCAACTCGTGATGCCCTACAGGCAAATCTTGCGACATTAGAAAATGGTAAACATGCCTTGTGTTTTTCATCTGGTATGGCTGCCATTGATACTGTTATTCGATCTTTCGCACCAAACGATGAAGTCATAAGCACAAATGACTTATATGGAGGCTCTTACCGTATTTTCACAAAAGTTCATCAGCTTAACTCTGGGATTAATTTCAAGTTTATCCCAATGCAAGATTTATCTAGTATTGAAGAAGCGATCACTCCTAAGACTAAGCTCATTTGGGTAGAAACACCAACCAATCCCCTAATGAACATTATAGACATCAAAGGGATTGTTGACATTGCTAAAAAACATAACATCAAAGTAGCTGTTGATAATACTTTTGCGAGTCCATTCCTCCAAAGACCACTTGAGCTAGGGGCTGATATTGTCATACATTCTATCACAAAATACATAGCAGGTCATTCAGATGTCATTATGGGAGCAGTTATTTTGAACGACGACTCTTGGGCTGAAAAACTCGCCTTCCTACAAAATTCATGTGGTGCAGTACCTGGCCCACAAGATTGCTTTCTGACTTTAAGAGGTATAAAAACGCTACATCTCAGAATGAAGGCACATTGTGAAAATGGCTCTAAGATTGCCCAATTTTTGGTCAATCACCCTAAAGTAGAAAATGTATATTGGCCTGGATTGGAAAGTCATCCAAATCATCAAATTGCGAAAGATCAAATGGATGATTTTGGTGGAATGCTCTCTTTCACATTGAAAGATGATGCTATTGAAAAAGCATTTGAATTGATGTCTTCTCTAAAAATTTTCTCACTTGCTGAATCTTTAGGAGGTGTAGAATCGTTATGTGGACACCCAGCAAGCATGACTCATGCAAGTATTCCAAAAGAGGAAAGAGAAAAAGCTGGATTAAGAGACACATTAATTCGATTGAGTGTCGGCATTGAAGACGCTGACGACTTGATAGAAGACTTGAGTGTAGCATTAGATAAAGTCTGA
- a CDS encoding tetratricopeptide repeat protein yields MREEIQFWKNWSKEDRFPFWIGLQLVIVGLFCTCFFKWQSTGNLIPWNVVSELKQAQISNESFSFFLFDIPIPTTTYVTESYFAAGYFQIHDMVYWLYGILLIAGLSFLLASITELSLMWYLGGVTIYTIFAISLNLDHLLILGDVHPMLFTLIVLLSVLPLSYIFRSIFKTNTLVRVVSFLLIHVVLVFTVASLAQTALPLKTLIVNSTSLPLIAFLVSCVLLAPEIIRGIVYLLTDGRKGEGTGALLHFCVVSGLYILNLVYLYIQYFSVSSLPFFVHIPAILIYAFSVVIGLWGWKKREQHYGNFFPFHTTGAYLYLSVIILSLAFLSISYGSGNSSYTELAEKVIFITYIGFGLAIIGYVISNFNPLLKKQLDVHKVYYLPARLEYSMAILIGVALTLVFGARGYTHTYNQTWAGYYNNKAYLESMKDDLMMAERYYNTSMAYDPKNHFGSYGLSSLGIDHEHYGTALMLLKDALHRSPSPQAFANMGILEWTKNQKLRALYQLQKGINTFENSSELNTNYAYYAKRMNMADSALFYLNHALDHTYEPNVPLSNIYAHAATTPNFSAELPTEKSEKTDFMVKGNQFAALLNQNIPTADALDTLAFEDFDLSSYELFYVCNYLLNKKEGVSDDELKFVEQLELANLGTEDFTFLLYAKAAVLYAKGDVKHAMQHFQHLSETSPNTQNRHDFYYGLRLMEQGFFDKAADAFHTAFVKGHPDALYYLGLAYSESGQKELAKKTWTQIQEIYPENAPIQLMNRLYTEEQPKADDQEYLTFYLHYNNQNLSDKEFENLCGLFQDGSMLTYAWLDRAEYLLKTEKLEQAALVINELNVSEELKGHFTALQLDLEIKTGNYSEEGFNQLDIAKAYWANKSLEQRYLAGYYEHTGEKALAKVAYENAILNSPYDESLYLNYTKLLLEEEGQTTRAYEVILTGVETLDTDELQKQYAFVSLKMGYDGFAEHTKSMLSDRLNDQAFSEFLEEYNQIAL; encoded by the coding sequence ATGCGAGAGGAAATTCAGTTCTGGAAAAATTGGTCAAAAGAAGACCGTTTCCCTTTTTGGATAGGTCTACAATTGGTCATTGTCGGACTTTTTTGTACCTGTTTTTTCAAATGGCAAAGCACAGGAAATCTTATTCCTTGGAATGTAGTTTCTGAACTAAAGCAAGCTCAAATTTCGAATGAGTCTTTTAGTTTTTTCTTGTTTGACATCCCGATTCCTACCACTACTTATGTTACGGAGTCTTATTTTGCCGCAGGCTATTTCCAAATACATGACATGGTCTATTGGTTATATGGCATTCTGCTGATTGCTGGTTTATCCTTCTTACTTGCATCTATTACCGAACTGAGCTTAATGTGGTACTTAGGAGGTGTAACAATCTACACCATCTTTGCTATTTCCTTAAACCTAGATCATTTGCTTATTTTAGGGGATGTTCATCCAATGCTGTTCACCCTCATTGTATTACTCTCTGTTCTTCCTCTCTCCTATATTTTCAGAAGTATTTTTAAAACAAATACTCTAGTTCGAGTAGTCTCATTCTTACTTATACATGTAGTACTTGTTTTTACTGTAGCTTCATTAGCTCAAACTGCTTTACCATTAAAAACACTAATTGTAAACAGTACTTCACTTCCCCTTATTGCTTTCCTTGTGAGTTGCGTTTTACTTGCGCCAGAAATTATAAGAGGGATTGTTTACTTGCTTACAGATGGACGAAAAGGAGAAGGAACAGGAGCCTTACTCCACTTTTGTGTGGTTTCAGGTCTTTACATCTTAAACTTGGTATACCTTTATATTCAATACTTTTCTGTAAGTAGTCTTCCATTTTTTGTACATATTCCTGCTATTCTGATTTATGCTTTTTCAGTCGTGATAGGTTTATGGGGCTGGAAAAAAAGAGAGCAACACTATGGTAATTTCTTCCCATTTCATACTACAGGGGCTTACCTCTATCTCTCAGTAATCATTTTGAGTTTAGCATTCTTATCTATTAGCTACGGAAGTGGAAATAGTTCATATACTGAGTTAGCTGAAAAAGTCATCTTTATCACTTACATCGGCTTTGGTTTAGCAATCATTGGCTATGTTATTTCTAACTTTAATCCGCTACTGAAAAAACAGCTTGATGTACATAAAGTATATTACCTACCTGCCCGCCTGGAATACTCAATGGCTATTTTAATTGGCGTTGCACTAACTCTTGTCTTTGGTGCAAGGGGCTATACACATACTTATAATCAAACATGGGCTGGGTATTATAATAACAAAGCTTATTTAGAGTCTATGAAAGATGATTTGATGATGGCTGAACGCTATTACAATACATCTATGGCTTACGATCCTAAAAATCACTTCGGTTCTTACGGTTTATCATCACTAGGAATCGATCATGAGCATTATGGAACCGCACTAATGCTATTGAAGGACGCTTTACACCGTAGTCCTAGTCCACAAGCATTTGCCAACATGGGAATCTTAGAATGGACAAAAAATCAAAAACTAAGAGCTCTTTATCAACTTCAAAAAGGTATCAACACTTTTGAGAATAGCAGTGAGCTTAACACCAACTACGCCTACTACGCCAAACGTATGAACATGGCCGACAGTGCTTTATTCTATTTGAATCATGCACTTGATCATACTTATGAGCCGAATGTTCCACTTTCAAATATTTACGCTCATGCTGCTACTACACCAAACTTTAGTGCTGAATTACCAACTGAAAAGTCTGAAAAAACAGATTTTATGGTAAAAGGAAATCAGTTTGCAGCACTTTTAAATCAAAACATTCCAACTGCAGATGCTCTTGACACTTTAGCTTTTGAAGATTTTGATTTAAGTAGCTATGAGCTATTCTATGTCTGCAACTATTTATTAAATAAAAAAGAAGGTGTATCAGATGATGAACTCAAATTTGTTGAACAACTTGAATTAGCTAATCTGGGTACTGAAGATTTCACATTCCTTTTATATGCTAAAGCAGCTGTTCTTTATGCTAAAGGAGATGTGAAACATGCTATGCAACACTTCCAGCATTTGAGTGAAACATCTCCAAATACACAAAACAGGCATGATTTCTATTACGGTCTCCGACTTATGGAACAAGGGTTTTTCGATAAAGCAGCGGATGCATTTCACACTGCTTTTGTAAAAGGACATCCAGACGCCTTGTACTATCTAGGTTTAGCTTACAGTGAATCTGGTCAGAAAGAATTAGCGAAAAAGACTTGGACACAGATTCAAGAAATATACCCTGAAAATGCTCCAATTCAATTAATGAATCGATTGTACACAGAGGAACAACCTAAAGCAGATGATCAAGAATATTTGACATTCTACCTTCACTATAACAATCAGAATTTGTCTGATAAAGAGTTTGAAAACCTTTGTGGCCTATTTCAAGATGGTTCAATGCTTACTTATGCTTGGTTAGATAGAGCTGAGTACTTACTGAAGACTGAAAAACTAGAACAAGCAGCCTTAGTAATCAATGAATTAAATGTTTCTGAAGAATTAAAAGGACACTTTACAGCTCTTCAATTAGATTTAGAAATTAAAACTGGAAACTATAGCGAAGAAGGTTTCAATCAACTAGATATAGCAAAAGCTTATTGGGCAAATAAAAGTCTTGAACAACGATACCTAGCTGGCTATTATGAACATACCGGAGAAAAAGCACTTGCAAAAGTTGCTTACGAAAATGCAATACTAAACTCTCCTTATGATGAAAGCCTCTATTTGAACTACACTAAATTGTTATTGGAAGAAGAAGGTCAAACAACAAGGGCTTACGAAGTAATTCTTACAGGAGTTGAAACTCTAGACACAGACGAATTACAGAAACAATATGCATTTGTAAGTTTAAAAATGGGGTATGACGGTTTTGCAGAACATACGAAATCAATGCTTTCAGACCGTTTGAATGATCAGGCTTTCTCAGAATTTTTAGAGGAATACAATCAGATTGCTCTTTAA
- a CDS encoding LA_2272 family surface repeat-containing protein — protein sequence MKKFTLITLTTLLINICSTATFAQSQVDSLNHIPLVKNEIADDYFGVQFALASNHVSKTMRGIQWSFGTNKADEGFNGWQFALGGNINGGDTKGFQLGLGYNRADDSIIGSQFGAGFNSTSHLKGLQAAVGANIADKAHGVQVGLYNQAEELSGVQIGVVNTVLKERSHGLQAAAVNVSTSEVLDGIQLGVVNTAKDVEGLQAGFLNKSDKMDGLSIGFINVADSLDGLSIAPFSFIKDGIADFELSYSDNFQYNFSFRSGKEYFYFIWTGGVQNTDDFNRYGLGGGIGTQWNMAHKGLVKGSFELTHMFVKDDRQIDWGDGQNYLSQGRLNIIVNLAKPISLVAGPTLNYSYQSGNWVDKDAPSFTKIDPMYEYRQEYELSDKVTEHKLWLGFHAGIRIHLY from the coding sequence ATGAAAAAATTCACTTTAATAACACTAACAACCCTTCTTATCAACATTTGTAGCACAGCAACTTTTGCACAGTCGCAAGTTGATTCATTAAACCATATCCCATTAGTCAAAAACGAAATTGCAGATGATTACTTCGGAGTTCAATTTGCTCTTGCTAGTAATCATGTCTCTAAAACTATGCGTGGTATTCAGTGGAGTTTTGGAACGAACAAGGCAGATGAAGGATTTAACGGATGGCAATTTGCTCTCGGAGGAAACATCAACGGTGGCGATACAAAAGGCTTTCAGTTAGGGCTAGGCTACAACCGTGCAGATGACTCCATCATTGGATCTCAATTCGGCGCAGGATTTAACTCGACATCACACCTTAAAGGACTCCAAGCTGCAGTTGGGGCAAACATAGCAGATAAAGCTCACGGTGTACAAGTTGGTTTATACAACCAAGCTGAAGAATTATCAGGGGTACAAATCGGTGTTGTCAATACCGTATTGAAAGAAAGAAGTCATGGATTACAAGCTGCAGCGGTAAATGTCAGTACCTCTGAAGTATTAGACGGCATACAACTTGGTGTTGTCAATACAGCTAAAGATGTAGAAGGTCTTCAAGCAGGTTTCTTGAATAAATCTGACAAAATGGATGGACTGAGCATTGGTTTCATTAATGTCGCGGACTCTTTAGATGGGCTGAGTATTGCTCCTTTCTCTTTTATCAAAGATGGTATTGCTGATTTTGAACTAAGTTATTCAGATAACTTCCAGTACAATTTTAGCTTTAGATCGGGTAAAGAATATTTCTACTTCATTTGGACTGGTGGCGTACAAAACACTGACGACTTCAACAGATACGGCCTTGGTGGTGGTATTGGTACACAATGGAATATGGCTCACAAAGGTTTAGTGAAAGGTAGTTTTGAACTTACGCACATGTTTGTAAAAGATGATAGACAAATTGACTGGGGCGATGGGCAGAACTATTTATCACAAGGTAGATTAAACATCATTGTAAACCTTGCAAAACCAATTTCTTTAGTAGCTGGACCAACGCTTAACTACTCTTACCAAAGCGGTAATTGGGTAGATAAAGATGCTCCTAGCTTTACTAAAATTGACCCAATGTATGAGTACAGACAAGAATATGAACTTTCAGATAAAGTAACCGAACACAAACTTTGGCTAGGTTTCCATGCAGGTATCAGAATCCACCTGTATTAA